A stretch of Cyanobacterium sp. HL-69 DNA encodes these proteins:
- a CDS encoding Glycosyl transferase, family 2:TPR repeat:TPR repeat — protein MSNISLCMIVRNEAKSLPKCLGSVKDLVSEMIVVDTGSTDDTREVARGFGAKVVDYGWNDNFAEARNFGLGFVESDWVLVLDADEVFNGQLISAVEKATRVDDNLVVNLVRHEVGANSSPYSLLSRLFRRHPKIKFSRPYHALIDDAVMDLLREESHWRVVDLPEVAIAHYGYQPAIIEAQDKAKRARVAMESYLQDNPNDSYACSKLGALYLQLGERKKGLKLLTKGLKLHGSSPAVTFELHYHLANASVKDNQFDSAIKHYEKAIALPLLPIIKLGAYHNYASLAYQRKEYLKAIELYQECLKIKPDFPLVYYNLGLCYKALGRNFKAISAYQTAIKLNPTDAYSYQNLGLLLYRQAQYEESQQALQQAVMLHRQQNPNFALQLEQELKAIGFSFE, from the coding sequence ATGAGTAATATTTCCCTATGTATGATTGTCCGAAATGAGGCGAAATCTTTGCCTAAGTGTCTTGGCAGTGTGAAGGACTTGGTTTCAGAGATGATAGTTGTGGATACGGGTTCAACGGATGATACTAGGGAAGTTGCTCGGGGTTTTGGGGCGAAGGTGGTGGATTATGGGTGGAATGATAATTTTGCTGAGGCGAGAAATTTTGGTTTGGGGTTTGTGGAGTCGGATTGGGTGTTGGTGTTGGATGCGGATGAGGTTTTTAATGGTCAGTTAATTTCGGCGGTGGAGAAGGCGACTAGGGTGGATGACAATTTGGTAGTCAATTTGGTGCGCCATGAGGTGGGGGCTAATTCTTCTCCTTATTCGTTGTTGTCTCGTTTATTTCGTCGTCATCCTAAAATTAAGTTTTCTCGTCCTTATCATGCTTTAATTGATGATGCAGTGATGGATTTGTTGAGGGAGGAGAGTCATTGGCGGGTGGTGGATTTGCCTGAAGTGGCGATCGCCCATTATGGTTATCAACCTGCTATCATTGAGGCACAGGATAAGGCTAAACGGGCAAGGGTTGCCATGGAGTCTTATTTACAGGACAATCCTAATGATAGTTATGCCTGTAGTAAATTAGGGGCTTTATATCTTCAGTTAGGGGAAAGAAAAAAGGGTTTAAAGTTATTAACTAAGGGTTTGAAGTTACATGGTAGTAGCCCTGCGGTTACGTTTGAGTTGCACTATCATCTTGCTAATGCCTCAGTGAAAGATAATCAGTTTGACTCGGCCATAAAACACTATGAAAAGGCGATCGCCCTTCCCCTTTTACCTATCATAAAATTAGGGGCATATCATAACTATGCTAGTTTAGCTTATCAACGGAAAGAATATCTAAAGGCGATCGAGTTGTACCAAGAATGTTTGAAAATAAAACCCGATTTTCCCCTCGTTTATTATAATCTTGGTTTATGCTACAAAGCCCTAGGACGCAATTTCAAAGCCATCAGTGCCTATCAAACCGCCATTAAACTTAATCCTACCGATGCCTATTCCTATCAAAATCTAGGGCTATTGTTATACAGACAAGCACAATACGAAGAAAGTCAACAAGCCTTACAACAAGCCGTAATGCTTCATCGTCAACAAAATCCGAATTTTGCCCTACAATTAGAACAAGAGTTAAAGGCGATCGGTTTTTCCTTTGAATAA
- a CDS encoding putative alpha/beta hydrolase superfamily protein, with protein MTWKEKTGNQRDWHWRGWKIRYSYIRVNPENKNNDIPIILLHGFGASIGHWRHNIPVLKKNHTVYALDLLGFGASRKAYTNYDVTLWSELVYDFWREFINVPVIIIGNSIGSLIALFATAQHPTMVHRLVMLSLPDLSARQKMLPKFVLPLVKTLETIVASPLLIRIIFLVARRPGVIRKWLGVAYVDKTSVDDELVDIIATPPQDKGAARTLIALSKSVNQSDFSLSARELLGQVNIPMLLLWGKGDRFIPPTIAPQLATVNPLITLNLLDDLGHCLHDEKPDLFHQILFDWLRVIDTNT; from the coding sequence ATGACTTGGAAAGAAAAAACAGGAAATCAAAGGGATTGGCATTGGCGAGGGTGGAAAATTCGCTATAGCTACATCAGAGTTAACCCTGAAAATAAAAACAACGATATTCCCATAATTTTATTACACGGTTTTGGGGCTTCTATCGGACATTGGCGCCACAATATTCCTGTATTAAAAAAAAATCACACCGTTTATGCCCTAGATTTACTTGGTTTTGGGGCATCCCGCAAAGCCTACACCAATTATGATGTTACTTTATGGTCTGAATTAGTGTATGATTTTTGGCGAGAATTTATCAATGTACCCGTAATTATCATAGGTAATTCTATCGGTTCATTAATTGCTCTTTTTGCCACCGCCCAACATCCTACCATGGTGCATAGATTGGTAATGTTGAGTTTACCTGATTTATCGGCAAGGCAGAAGATGTTACCCAAGTTTGTTTTACCTTTAGTTAAAACCCTTGAAACTATTGTGGCTTCTCCTTTACTTATCAGGATAATATTTTTGGTTGCTCGTCGCCCTGGGGTAATTCGTAAGTGGTTGGGGGTTGCCTATGTGGATAAAACTTCCGTGGATGATGAATTGGTGGATATTATTGCCACACCTCCCCAAGATAAGGGGGCAGCGCGCACTTTAATCGCCCTGAGTAAGTCCGTTAATCAATCTGATTTTTCTTTATCTGCAAGGGAATTATTAGGGCAGGTTAATATTCCTATGTTACTACTTTGGGGTAAGGGCGATCGCTTCATACCCCCTACCATAGCCCCCCAATTAGCTACGGTTAACCCCTTAATTACCTTAAATTTATTGGATGATTTGGGGCATTGTCTCCACGACGAAAAACCCGATTTATTTCACCAAATTTTATTTGATTGGCTGAGAGTAATAGACACTAATACTTAG
- the mutS gene encoding DNA mismatch repair protein MutS gives MTEIVTTKATRNAPHEDYRLINIKDLTPMYHHYVEVKEQYPNCLLLYRVGDFFECFFQDAVTIAQELELVITSKDAGQNVGRIAMTGVPHHALDRYARQLVEKGYGVVICDQVEDASKATAEKRLVKRAITKLLTPGTVTEDEMLPSRQNNFLAAVVVAKEHWGLAYADISTGEFFTTQSKDLTSLATELLRLQPAEILFPINAPDINSLLRPGQKSEHLPEFLPDCFCYTLRSQKTFDINEAKPKLLLEFKLKSLEGVGCEHLPLAIRAAGGLLDYVQDTQKANQVPLQLISTYSVADYLMLDATSRRNLEITTTVRDNTFHGSLLWALDKTCTAMGARALRRWLLQPLLSKRGIIARQDTIAELIDNLPLREEMRSLFKSIYDLERITGRVGASTANPKELLNLGDSLLKLTYLAELAKEGKSLYFQALQNVPPELEELGKEVVDSLVESPPQHVKEGGIIRDGVNKQLDEMRRLIDGDKEWLANLEVTERERTGINNLKVGYNKTFGYYISMPRSKAEFAPENYQRKQTLLNEERYITAELKEKENRILNAKDDLAKFEYQIFVDLRSTVAQKTDEIRKVARAIAAMDVLSGLAELAVYQDYNRPEITEDRTIKIKNGRHPVVEKILGFGMFVPNSTSLGAEKTPDLIVLTGPNASGKSCYLRQVGLIQLMTQIGSFIPAESAKISICDRIFTRVGAVDDIATGQSTFMVEMNETANILNHATDKSLVLLDEIGRGTATFDGLSIAWAVAEYLAIEIQSRTIFATHYHELNELASILDNVANYQVTVKELENEIIFLHEVKPGGADKSYGIEAGRLAGLPKVVISRAKQVMTQIEKHSKIAMGLRKNIKKLTPSNQDNTEEIMNQLDIFE, from the coding sequence ATGACGGAAATTGTTACCACCAAAGCCACCAGAAACGCTCCCCACGAAGATTATCGGTTAATCAACATCAAAGACTTAACCCCCATGTATCATCATTATGTGGAGGTAAAGGAACAATATCCTAACTGTCTTTTACTGTATAGGGTGGGAGATTTTTTTGAGTGCTTTTTTCAGGATGCGGTGACAATTGCCCAAGAATTGGAGTTAGTCATTACCAGTAAGGATGCGGGGCAAAATGTGGGTAGAATTGCCATGACTGGTGTACCCCATCACGCCCTTGATCGTTATGCGAGACAATTGGTAGAAAAGGGGTATGGGGTGGTAATCTGTGATCAGGTGGAGGATGCTTCTAAGGCAACGGCGGAGAAAAGGTTAGTTAAACGGGCGATTACTAAGTTATTAACCCCCGGCACGGTAACAGAAGATGAGATGTTACCCTCTCGGCAAAACAATTTTTTAGCGGCGGTGGTGGTAGCAAAAGAGCATTGGGGTTTGGCTTATGCAGATATTTCTACGGGGGAATTTTTTACTACCCAGAGCAAAGATTTAACCAGTTTGGCGACGGAATTGTTGAGGTTGCAACCTGCGGAAATTTTGTTTCCTATCAATGCTCCTGATATTAATAGTTTATTGCGTCCGGGGCAAAAGTCGGAACATCTCCCTGAGTTTCTTCCTGATTGTTTTTGTTATACGTTGCGATCGCAAAAAACCTTTGATATTAACGAAGCTAAACCCAAATTATTATTAGAATTTAAACTCAAATCCTTAGAGGGAGTCGGTTGTGAACATTTACCCCTCGCCATTCGGGCTGCAGGAGGTTTACTCGACTATGTGCAGGATACCCAAAAGGCGAATCAAGTACCATTGCAACTTATTAGCACTTACAGTGTTGCAGATTATTTGATGCTAGATGCCACCTCACGACGAAACCTCGAAATCACTACTACGGTGCGAGACAACACCTTTCATGGCTCTTTATTGTGGGCTTTGGATAAGACTTGTACCGCTATGGGGGCAAGGGCGCTCAGGCGTTGGTTATTGCAACCTCTACTCAGTAAGCGGGGAATTATAGCCCGTCAAGATACCATTGCTGAGTTAATTGATAATTTGCCCTTGCGGGAGGAAATGAGGAGTTTATTTAAGAGTATCTATGATTTAGAACGTATTACGGGCCGAGTTGGTGCAAGTACGGCAAATCCGAAGGAGTTGCTCAATTTGGGGGATTCTTTATTAAAATTGACCTATTTAGCAGAGTTGGCGAAAGAAGGTAAATCGCTCTATTTCCAAGCTTTGCAAAATGTACCGCCTGAGTTGGAGGAGTTGGGTAAAGAGGTGGTAGATTCTTTGGTGGAGTCTCCTCCGCAACACGTGAAGGAGGGGGGTATTATCCGAGATGGGGTAAATAAGCAGTTGGATGAGATGCGCCGTTTAATTGATGGGGATAAGGAATGGTTGGCTAATCTGGAGGTGACGGAAAGGGAGCGCACGGGAATTAATAATTTGAAGGTGGGTTATAACAAAACCTTTGGTTATTATATCAGTATGCCCCGTTCTAAGGCAGAATTTGCTCCCGAAAATTATCAGCGTAAACAAACTTTATTGAATGAAGAAAGATACATTACTGCTGAGTTAAAAGAAAAGGAAAATCGCATTTTAAATGCAAAAGATGACTTGGCAAAGTTTGAGTATCAAATTTTTGTGGATTTACGTTCTACGGTGGCACAAAAAACTGACGAAATAAGGAAAGTTGCAAGAGCGATCGCCGCTATGGATGTATTAAGCGGACTGGCGGAGTTAGCAGTATATCAAGATTATAACCGTCCTGAAATTACCGAAGATCGTACCATTAAAATTAAAAATGGTCGTCATCCTGTGGTGGAAAAAATATTAGGTTTTGGCATGTTTGTGCCTAATTCTACCTCTTTGGGGGCAGAAAAAACCCCTGATTTAATAGTATTAACTGGACCTAATGCTAGTGGAAAAAGTTGTTATCTTCGCCAAGTTGGTTTGATTCAATTAATGACTCAAATAGGTAGTTTTATTCCTGCAGAAAGTGCCAAAATAAGTATATGCGATCGCATTTTTACCCGTGTGGGTGCGGTGGATGACATCGCCACAGGGCAATCTACTTTTATGGTGGAAATGAACGAAACTGCCAACATTCTTAACCATGCCACCGATAAATCTTTGGTGTTATTAGATGAAATCGGTAGAGGTACAGCCACCTTTGACGGTTTATCCATTGCTTGGGCGGTTGCCGAATACCTTGCCATTGAAATCCAAAGTCGTACTATTTTTGCTACCCATTACCACGAGTTAAACGAATTGGCTTCTATTTTAGATAATGTGGCTAACTATCAGGTAACGGTGAAGGAGTTAGAAAACGAAATAATTTTTCTCCATGAAGTCAAACCTGGGGGTGCTGATAAATCCTATGGTATTGAAGCGGGAAGATTGGCAGGTTTACCAAAAGTTGTAATTAGCCGTGCGAAACAAGTTATGACTCAAATCGAAAAACACAGTAAAATCGCCATGGGTTTGAGGAAAAATATTAAAAAGTTAACCCCTTCTAATCAAGATAATACCGAGGAAATTATGAATCAGTTAGATATTTTTGAATAA
- a CDS encoding type II restriction enzyme eco47ii, which yields MSKYNLRFITDTDLYNHTKETVEKYTFKINLKTFSKNLIDPIKLTFNSKVYNKNIVDVIENEIIRQMDKSNTNHIGYFHQNIFQYMGNGWEVPKRGYDVINKKLNYYVEMKNKHNTMNSSSSQKTYMRMQNTLLNNPEATCMLVEVVAKKSQNIVWNINLDGNTVSNGQIRRVSIDKFYELVTGEKTAFKQLCEILPSVIDDIISRTELDEKQNTVISELLEISPNLLKSIYLLSFRKYQGFDQFNV from the coding sequence ATGTCAAAATATAATCTCAGGTTTATAACCGACACGGATTTATATAATCATACGAAAGAAACCGTTGAAAAATATACATTTAAAATAAACTTAAAAACCTTTAGTAAGAATTTAATTGATCCTATTAAATTAACATTCAATTCTAAAGTTTATAACAAAAATATTGTTGATGTTATTGAAAACGAAATAATTAGACAAATGGATAAGTCAAATACTAATCACATTGGTTATTTTCATCAAAATATTTTTCAATATATGGGTAATGGATGGGAAGTGCCAAAACGGGGTTATGACGTAATAAATAAAAAATTAAATTACTATGTTGAAATGAAAAATAAACATAATACGATGAACTCTTCATCATCACAAAAAACTTATATGAGAATGCAAAACACATTATTAAATAATCCTGAAGCAACCTGTATGCTGGTTGAAGTAGTGGCAAAAAAGAGTCAGAATATAGTGTGGAATATTAATTTAGATGGTAATACTGTTTCTAATGGTCAAATCAGAAGAGTATCAATAGATAAATTCTATGAATTGGTAACAGGAGAAAAAACTGCTTTTAAACAACTATGTGAAATTTTACCATCGGTAATTGATGATATTATAAGTAGAACAGAATTAGATGAAAAACAAAATACTGTCATTTCAGAATTATTAGAAATATCACCTAATTTATTAAAAAGTATTTATTTACTATCTTTCCGTAAATATCAAGGATTTGATCAGTTTAATGTCTAA
- the dcm5 gene encoding DNA (cytosine-5)-methyltransferase 1 Dcm5 — MSKEFVTEALLADILSVSRSTIEKWKISGKITPSKNGEYCLEDLQYFPSIKSMINSQWEKQQNIIPKRKYQSIELFAGAGGLGIGLEKAGFDTIALNEIYKDSCNTLRHNRPHWNVIEGDISKVNFLNYSQYNIDLLSGGFPCQAFSYAGNKLGFEDTRGTLFFEFARAIKELQPKIFVGENVRGLLNHEQGKTLNAIKSVISELGYVLIEPRVLKAIFYRVPQKRERLFLIGIRQDLFNYTNFIWPEPFSRIMTLKDALKKGELYNSDCPPSAGQNYPVKKQKVMDLVPPGGCWTDLPEDIKREYMGKSYFLGGGKTGIARRLSFELPSLTLTCSPAQKQTERCHPQETRPLNIREYARIQTFPDDWSFMGSISSQYRQIGNAVPVNLAWALGNCLIAVLNQIEDKVELQDREFNETAFANHQQMDLFDSSCYG; from the coding sequence ATGTCTAAAGAATTTGTCACAGAAGCTCTACTAGCTGATATTTTGTCAGTGTCTCGATCCACCATAGAAAAATGGAAAATCAGCGGTAAAATTACACCCTCTAAAAATGGTGAATATTGCTTAGAAGATTTACAATATTTTCCTTCTATTAAATCAATGATAAATTCTCAGTGGGAAAAACAACAAAACATAATTCCTAAAAGAAAATATCAATCCATCGAACTTTTTGCAGGGGCTGGTGGTTTAGGCATTGGCTTAGAAAAAGCAGGTTTTGATACCATTGCTTTAAATGAAATCTATAAAGATTCTTGCAATACTTTACGACATAATCGCCCCCATTGGAATGTAATTGAAGGAGATATTAGTAAGGTTAATTTTTTAAACTATAGTCAATATAATATTGATTTATTATCAGGAGGATTTCCTTGTCAGGCTTTTTCCTATGCTGGAAATAAATTAGGATTTGAAGATACTAGGGGCACTTTATTTTTTGAATTTGCTAGGGCTATTAAGGAGTTACAACCCAAAATTTTTGTAGGGGAAAATGTACGAGGTTTACTAAATCATGAACAGGGTAAAACTTTAAATGCAATTAAGTCAGTAATTTCTGAATTAGGGTATGTTTTAATTGAGCCGAGAGTTTTAAAAGCTATTTTTTATCGTGTACCTCAAAAGCGAGAAAGATTATTTTTAATAGGTATTAGACAGGATTTATTTAACTATACAAATTTCATTTGGCCTGAGCCTTTTTCACGCATTATGACTTTAAAAGATGCCTTAAAAAAAGGAGAATTATATAATAGTGATTGTCCTCCCTCTGCTGGTCAAAATTATCCTGTTAAAAAACAAAAAGTAATGGATTTAGTACCCCCAGGGGGTTGTTGGACAGATTTGCCAGAAGATATTAAACGTGAGTATATGGGCAAAAGTTATTTTTTGGGGGGAGGAAAAACGGGTATAGCTAGAAGATTATCTTTTGAACTTCCTAGCTTAACTTTAACTTGTTCTCCTGCTCAAAAACAAACGGAAAGATGTCACCCCCAAGAAACTAGACCTCTAAATATTCGGGAGTATGCTAGGATTCAAACATTTCCTGATGATTGGAGTTTTATGGGTTCAATCAGTAGTCAGTATAGGCAGATAGGTAATGCTGTGCCTGTTAATTTGGCTTGGGCTTTGGGTAATTGTCTGATAGCTGTGTTGAATCAAATAGAGGATAAGGTTGAGTTACAGGATAGGGAGTTTAATGAGACTGCTTTTGCCAATCACCAACAAATGGATTTATTTGACTCAAGTTGCTATGGGTGA
- the phoB gene encoding two-component system, OmpR family, phosphate regulon response regulator PhoB: MLTLDLPPIASTTKRQLPSRILVIEDEDLIRNMISLNLEEEGYQVTNTHNGREALNLLERQTSQTTEKQGFDMIILDLMLPEVNGLDICRLLRHRGNNIPILILSAKTAETDRVLGLEVGADDYLTKPFSMKELVARCRALIRRNSINNAPPENVKQYKEITLFPDECRVTVRNQAVSLSPKEFKLLELFMTYPKRVWDRDQLINNIWGADFLGDTKTVDVHIRWLREKLELDPSHPEYIITVRGFGYRFG; this comes from the coding sequence ATGCTTACTCTGGACTTACCACCCATTGCCTCCACTACCAAAAGACAACTTCCCAGCCGTATTCTCGTCATTGAAGACGAAGACTTAATCCGAAACATGATTAGTCTCAACCTTGAAGAAGAAGGATACCAAGTAACCAATACCCACAACGGCAGAGAAGCACTGAATTTACTAGAACGTCAAACCAGCCAAACCACCGAAAAACAAGGTTTTGACATGATAATCTTAGACCTAATGTTACCAGAAGTAAACGGCTTAGATATATGTCGCTTACTCAGACATCGAGGAAATAATATTCCCATCCTCATTCTAAGTGCCAAAACCGCCGAAACCGATAGAGTATTAGGACTAGAAGTAGGTGCCGACGACTACCTAACCAAACCTTTCAGCATGAAAGAATTAGTCGCCCGTTGTCGTGCCTTAATTCGTCGCAACAGCATCAACAACGCCCCTCCAGAAAACGTAAAACAATACAAAGAAATTACCCTTTTCCCCGATGAATGTAGAGTAACCGTCAGAAACCAAGCCGTAAGCCTATCTCCCAAAGAATTTAAACTCTTAGAGCTATTCATGACCTATCCTAAAAGAGTATGGGATAGAGATCAATTAATCAACAACATTTGGGGAGCAGACTTTCTCGGAGACACAAAAACCGTTGATGTTCATATCCGTTGGCTAAGAGAAAAATTAGAATTAGATCCTAGTCATCCAGAATATATCATTACCGTAAGAGGTTTTGGTTATCGTTTTGGCTAA
- the ndhP gene encoding NAD(P)H-quinone oxidoreductase subunit NdhP translates to MDVKLLLLILTGLFIVAAPFFGTRNGFYDSDNYDGNGSAH, encoded by the coding sequence ATGGATGTTAAACTATTATTATTGATTTTGACTGGTTTATTTATCGTAGCGGCTCCGTTTTTCGGTACTAGAAATGGTTTTTATGATTCCGATAATTATGACGGGAATGGCTCTGCTCACTAA